One Streptomyces sp. CNQ-509 DNA window includes the following coding sequences:
- a CDS encoding LLM class flavin-dependent oxidoreductase, whose product MKFSYAMLPDYPAAESLDSIRLADDLGFYACYAADETWHKDLWLLFAAAAGRTERIRLGPSVSPVTLREPTLIAQALATLDELTGGRAEGVLSSGNFGLLAQYRIDWARTKPLSRVKEALHVMRTFLDEGALTYEGEFFAYDGLFTFARPVQERVPLKLGAMRGPKSFEAAGELSDGCHHALSYTREAYEYAVRHIRTGAERAGKDWRSLDIGAWVVFATGPDSAVAKEAARSMVGIYASSMPEEQLLRNGVDPAELKPAIEAIAAGDLARGIELTSPQVAERLSIAGTPEECLEKIQRDIAPSGVNHMICAITDRTMVKAFTGRDLTAAADVNTQLRLIRERIMTAFT is encoded by the coding sequence GTGAAGTTCAGCTACGCCATGCTCCCCGACTACCCCGCGGCCGAGTCCTTGGATTCCATTCGATTAGCGGACGACCTGGGCTTTTATGCCTGTTACGCGGCCGACGAGACCTGGCACAAGGATCTGTGGCTGCTGTTCGCGGCGGCAGCCGGCCGTACCGAGCGGATCCGGCTCGGGCCGAGTGTGTCGCCGGTGACCTTGCGGGAGCCGACGCTGATCGCGCAGGCACTCGCGACCCTGGACGAGCTCACCGGTGGCCGCGCCGAAGGCGTGCTGTCCAGCGGCAACTTCGGACTGCTCGCCCAGTACCGGATCGACTGGGCTCGCACGAAGCCGCTGTCGCGCGTGAAGGAAGCGCTGCACGTGATGCGTACGTTCCTGGACGAGGGCGCCCTCACCTACGAGGGCGAGTTCTTCGCCTACGACGGGCTCTTCACCTTCGCGCGGCCCGTGCAGGAACGCGTTCCGCTCAAGCTCGGCGCGATGCGCGGGCCCAAGTCCTTCGAGGCGGCCGGGGAGTTGTCGGACGGCTGCCATCACGCGCTGAGCTACACCCGCGAGGCGTACGAGTACGCGGTACGGCACATCCGCACCGGGGCCGAGCGTGCCGGCAAGGACTGGCGATCGCTCGACATCGGGGCCTGGGTGGTCTTCGCGACCGGGCCGGACTCGGCGGTCGCCAAGGAGGCGGCGCGCAGCATGGTGGGCATCTACGCCTCTTCCATGCCCGAGGAGCAGCTGCTCCGCAACGGTGTCGACCCGGCGGAGTTGAAGCCGGCCATCGAGGCGATCGCCGCCGGAGACCTGGCCCGAGGCATCGAACTGACCTCGCCGCAGGTCGCCGAGCGGCTCTCCATCGCAGGGACGCCAGAGGAGTGCCTGGAGAAGATCCAGCGGGACATCGCACCCAGCGGTGTCAACCACATGATCTGCGCCATCACCGACCGCACCATGGTCAAAGCCTTCACCGGCCGCGACCTCACCGCGGCGGCCGACGTGAACACGCAACTGCGGCTGATCAGGGAGCGGATCATGACGGCCTTCACCTGA
- the gndA gene encoding NADP-dependent phosphogluconate dehydrogenase: MSATAEIGVTGLAVMGRNLARNFARNGYTVALHNRTASRTRDLVAEFGGEGGFVPTESAGDFVAALERPRRLVIMVKAGQATDAVIEQFAPLLESGDVIIDGGNAHFADTRRREQALREQGIHFAGTGISGGEEGALHGPSIMPGGSVESYTSLGPMLEKISAKAKDGAPCVTHVGPDGAGHFVKMVHNGIEYSDMQLIGEAFQLLRDVGGYSPGQIAEIFRTWNTGRLDSYLIEITAEVLSHVDADTRKPFVDVVADQAEQKGTGRWTVQTALDLGVPVSGIAEAVFARSLSGHADLRAASRHLAGPKPQRLSEAETDAFADQVEQALYASKIVSYTQGFHEIAAGSTAYGWNIDPGAVARIWRGGCIIRAAFLDRISAAYGAEPALISLLADEGFAGEIAAAQNDWRAVLNTATAQGVPTPGFAAALAYYDALRAERLPAALTQGQRDFFGAHTYRRSDREGTFHTRWGGDRAEVPS, from the coding sequence ATGAGCGCTACGGCAGAGATCGGCGTCACGGGACTTGCCGTGATGGGTCGCAATCTGGCGCGCAACTTCGCCCGTAACGGCTATACCGTGGCGCTGCACAACCGCACCGCCTCCCGCACCCGTGACCTGGTGGCGGAGTTCGGTGGCGAGGGAGGGTTCGTGCCCACCGAGAGCGCCGGGGACTTCGTGGCGGCGCTCGAACGCCCCCGACGGCTTGTGATCATGGTCAAAGCCGGCCAGGCGACGGATGCCGTGATCGAGCAGTTCGCACCCCTGCTCGAGTCCGGCGACGTGATCATCGACGGCGGCAACGCGCATTTCGCCGACACCCGCCGTCGCGAGCAGGCTCTGCGCGAGCAGGGAATTCACTTTGCCGGCACCGGCATCTCCGGAGGCGAGGAGGGCGCACTGCACGGGCCGAGTATCATGCCCGGAGGCAGCGTCGAGTCGTACACTTCGCTCGGCCCGATGCTGGAGAAGATCTCGGCGAAGGCGAAGGACGGCGCCCCCTGCGTGACGCATGTCGGTCCGGACGGCGCGGGGCATTTCGTCAAGATGGTCCACAACGGGATCGAATACTCCGACATGCAGTTGATCGGCGAGGCGTTCCAACTGCTGCGGGATGTCGGTGGGTATTCCCCGGGCCAGATCGCGGAGATCTTTCGCACCTGGAACACCGGCCGACTCGATTCGTACCTGATCGAGATCACGGCAGAGGTCCTGTCCCATGTGGACGCGGACACCCGCAAGCCCTTCGTCGATGTCGTCGCCGACCAGGCCGAGCAGAAGGGCACCGGCCGCTGGACGGTGCAGACCGCACTCGACCTGGGGGTACCGGTATCGGGCATCGCCGAGGCGGTCTTCGCCCGTTCCCTGTCCGGGCACGCCGATCTGCGCGCGGCATCCAGGCATCTGGCCGGCCCGAAGCCGCAGCGCCTGAGCGAGGCAGAGACGGACGCGTTCGCCGACCAGGTCGAGCAGGCCCTCTACGCCTCGAAGATCGTGTCCTACACGCAGGGCTTCCACGAGATCGCCGCGGGCAGCACCGCGTACGGCTGGAACATCGACCCGGGCGCCGTGGCCCGCATCTGGCGCGGCGGCTGCATCATCCGCGCCGCGTTCCTCGATCGCATCAGTGCGGCGTACGGCGCCGAGCCCGCATTGATCTCGCTCCTTGCGGACGAGGGCTTCGCGGGTGAGATCGCCGCCGCACAGAACGACTGGCGGGCGGTGCTGAACACCGCGACCGCCCAGGGCGTCCCGACACCGGGCTTCGCGGCGGCGCTGGCCTACTACGACGCGCTACGCGCCGAGCGGCTGCCTGCGGCGCTCACCCAGGGCCAGCGTGACTTCTTCGGCGCCCATACCTACCGGCGAAGCGACCGCGAGGGGACGTTCCACACCCGCTGGGGCGGTGATCGCGCAGAGGTGCCGTCCTGA
- a CDS encoding alpha/beta fold hydrolase, with protein MKATGPLTDPAAHGGSPQDAFHMVVPSLPGFGFSDRPGTTGWTNARIAAAWAALMERPGYTRYIAQGGDWGGAVTTQPG; from the coding sequence GTGAAGGCGACCGGCCCCCTGACCGACCCCGCGGCGCACGGCGGCAGCCCGCAGGACGCCTTCCACATGGTCGTCCCCTCGCTGCCGGGGTTCGGCTTCTCCGACCGGCCCGGCACCACCGGCTGGACCAACGCCCGCATCGCGGCGGCCTGGGCCGCCCTCATGGAACGCCCGGGCTACACCCGGTACATCGCCCAGGGCGGCGACTGGGGCGGCGCCGTCACCACCCAACCGGGCTAG
- a CDS encoding ADP-ribosylglycohydrolase family protein, whose protein sequence is MTRATGALLGLAIGDAMGFPTEFNTFARIEAEFGEWRSLPLPVSSGTAYVTDDTQMTLALGEALHTVLAGGPLTAGRMEPPVRAHFLSWYHSPENNRAPGGTCLRACEALERGGPWQRASVVGSKGCGANVRVAPIGLVPGMSAEQRSGAAQLQSGLTHGHPTALAAGDVTAHTVHLLVQGTDPQDLLPLLRAYAEANRTVYRADWLGDLAEHAQDVDRVSFISRGWQECLAVLDRVEAALPDADPDADPCLATGEGWIAEEAFATALFCFLQHPDDPPAAVRRGAYSGGDSDSIAALAGAFAGACHGAAAWPPEWVEVIEYRERLLALGAAWDQ, encoded by the coding sequence ATGACGCGTGCGACGGGGGCACTGCTGGGGCTGGCCATCGGGGATGCCATGGGCTTTCCCACCGAGTTCAACACTTTCGCCCGGATCGAGGCGGAGTTCGGGGAGTGGCGTTCGCTGCCGCTGCCGGTCTCCTCGGGCACGGCGTACGTCACGGACGACACGCAGATGACGCTCGCGCTCGGCGAGGCGCTGCACACGGTGCTGGCCGGCGGGCCGCTTACCGCCGGGCGCATGGAACCGCCGGTGCGGGCGCACTTCCTGAGCTGGTATCACTCGCCGGAGAACAACCGGGCTCCCGGGGGGACGTGCCTGCGCGCGTGCGAGGCGCTGGAGCGGGGCGGTCCCTGGCAGCGGGCGAGCGTGGTGGGGTCCAAGGGCTGCGGGGCGAACGTGCGGGTCGCGCCGATCGGCCTGGTCCCGGGGATGAGTGCTGAACAGCGCTCCGGCGCGGCCCAGTTGCAGTCGGGCCTCACCCACGGGCACCCCACCGCGCTGGCAGCCGGCGATGTGACCGCGCACACCGTCCACCTGCTGGTCCAGGGCACGGACCCGCAGGACTTGCTGCCGCTGCTGCGTGCCTACGCGGAGGCGAACCGGACGGTGTACCGGGCCGACTGGCTGGGCGATCTGGCCGAGCACGCCCAGGATGTGGACCGGGTCTCCTTCATCTCCCGCGGCTGGCAGGAGTGCCTGGCCGTCCTGGACCGGGTCGAGGCCGCGCTGCCGGACGCCGATCCGGACGCCGACCCCTGCCTGGCCACCGGCGAGGGGTGGATCGCCGAGGAGGCGTTCGCCACCGCGCTGTTCTGCTTCCTCCAGCACCCCGACGACCCGCCGGCCGCCGTGCGCCGCGGCGCCTACTCCGGCGGGGACTCCGACTCGATTGCCGCGCTGGCCGGGGCGTTCGCCGGCGCGTGCCACGGGGCGGCGGCCTGGCCGCCGGAATGGGTCGAGGTCATCGAGTACCGCGAGCGCCTGCTGGCGCTCGGCGCAGCCTGGGACCAGTAG
- a CDS encoding ferritin-like protein produces MYDLAAKEYRPPKDLPELKTYLQAAVEIEHLTIPVYMSGLYSIVPGTNAYACEVIRSVLLEEMLHMTLAGNLLNAVGGTPDMGKLTPGYPARLPFGDASLPPIALQHFSPDALETFLLIERPHSFVPSNPDETGWTSIGQFYDAIRRGIIALEETARSAEQTIFTGDPAEQVGPEDFYNSGGETFRITDLKSALLAIEVISEQGEGAQDSIWDSDDKIFGEQRQVAHYFRFNEIVTGRSYGPHDLPRTQPSGPLIDVTWQDAYPIDPEAKSAHFAPYPEIHRAVEDFNDTYARLLVLFERVFDGKPREMEKAVPLMLELRDLAQRIYRNPHPDTADKPGLHASPTFELDDSRLRRAREHLTELLAAPPEIPAQTATGPVGAQKEEQHS; encoded by the coding sequence ATGTACGACCTGGCGGCCAAGGAGTACCGGCCGCCGAAGGACCTGCCCGAGCTGAAGACGTACCTCCAGGCCGCGGTGGAGATCGAGCACCTGACGATCCCCGTCTACATGTCGGGCCTGTACTCCATCGTGCCGGGCACCAACGCCTACGCGTGCGAGGTGATCCGCAGCGTCCTCCTGGAGGAAATGCTGCACATGACGCTCGCGGGCAACCTGCTGAACGCGGTCGGCGGCACCCCGGACATGGGCAAGCTCACCCCCGGATACCCGGCCCGGCTGCCCTTCGGCGACGCGAGCCTTCCGCCCATCGCGCTCCAGCACTTCTCGCCGGACGCGCTGGAGACGTTCCTGCTCATCGAGCGCCCCCACTCCTTCGTGCCGTCGAATCCGGACGAGACCGGCTGGACCTCGATCGGACAGTTCTACGACGCGATCAGGCGCGGCATCATCGCCCTGGAGGAAACCGCCCGGAGCGCGGAGCAGACCATCTTCACCGGCGACCCCGCAGAGCAGGTGGGCCCCGAGGACTTCTACAACTCCGGCGGCGAGACCTTCCGCATCACCGATCTCAAGAGCGCCCTGCTCGCCATCGAGGTGATCAGCGAGCAGGGCGAGGGGGCCCAGGACTCGATCTGGGACAGCGACGACAAGATCTTCGGCGAACAGCGGCAGGTGGCCCACTACTTCCGCTTCAACGAAATCGTCACGGGCCGCAGCTACGGGCCCCACGACCTGCCGCGTACGCAGCCGAGCGGCCCGCTGATCGACGTCACCTGGCAGGACGCGTACCCCATCGATCCGGAGGCGAAGTCGGCGCACTTCGCGCCGTACCCGGAGATCCATCGGGCGGTCGAGGACTTCAACGACACCTACGCCCGGCTGCTCGTGCTCTTCGAGAGGGTCTTCGACGGGAAGCCGCGCGAGATGGAGAAGGCGGTGCCGCTGATGCTGGAGCTGCGCGACCTCGCCCAGCGGATCTACCGCAATCCGCACCCCGACACGGCCGACAAGCCGGGTCTGCACGCCAGCCCCACCTTCGAACTGGACGACTCCCGGCTCCGGCGGGCGAGGGAACACCTCACCGAACTGCTCGCCGCTCCCCCGGAGATCCCCGCCCAGACAGCCACGGGGCCGGTCGGCGCGCAGAAGGAAGAACAGCACTCATGA
- a CDS encoding GMC oxidoreductase codes for MSVHTTGAAVDGRHYDAIVVGSGWAGSLVARHLGRKNWRVLVLEAGNGGTDNWGDYQDSVRTFSSAVAKVPNSAYRPNRAAPSPDVLELSPGGPGNPDGYRATGHFLQTGPLPYGTDYLRALGGAGMHWLGAVPRMFPEDFSTRTAYHYGLDWPLGAADLEQHLRDAEYLLGTAGESREQHRLGTVPADHEYPMEQIPPSYQDKLFHKKLDTRTVIDKVAGNREYRLQVYGLPQARNSTPNAGYPTADGSTYKPRGAVGVPNFGERCVGNASCVPVCPVQAKSSPLRLQQDFTGTVRIATRCVVSRVLPGRGNTVRGVEFREYGDPATPASRAYRAEADVVVLAAHAIENAVLLLASHMANSSGNVGKHLMDHPTLLAWAETPPEMPVGPYRGPGHTSGLECFRTAEGRRQRAPFRVEIGNWGWGWATGAPMSSVSGMLGLGGDADGEVNPDGRYGPALRSALGSHLNRQVQLQIAVEQHADPANRVTIDPSRHRDAMGNPRPIIHYDLAKHVRDGMYAARLAALEIFKLLGATDRSSYGAQADGSYPLGHYRHSPDGVLEELDLVYHGAGHGAGTHVMGAERGTSVVDTYQRTHDHPNLFAVGCGSMPSVGTSNPTLTMAALALRSAERIHRDLAELHQPVTVAGPRAARIQEVAQ; via the coding sequence ATGAGCGTCCACACGACCGGCGCTGCCGTCGACGGCCGCCACTACGACGCGATCGTCGTGGGCAGCGGCTGGGCGGGCAGCCTCGTCGCCCGCCACCTGGGCAGGAAGAACTGGCGCGTGCTGGTGCTGGAGGCAGGCAACGGCGGCACCGACAACTGGGGGGACTACCAGGACTCCGTACGCACCTTCTCATCCGCCGTCGCCAAGGTGCCCAACTCCGCGTACCGGCCCAATCGTGCGGCGCCCTCCCCCGACGTCCTGGAACTGAGCCCGGGTGGCCCCGGGAACCCCGACGGCTACCGCGCCACCGGCCACTTCCTCCAGACCGGGCCACTGCCCTACGGCACCGACTACCTGCGCGCCCTCGGGGGCGCGGGCATGCACTGGCTGGGTGCCGTCCCCAGGATGTTCCCCGAGGACTTCTCGACGCGGACGGCGTACCACTACGGCCTGGACTGGCCGCTGGGCGCCGCCGACCTGGAGCAGCACCTGCGCGACGCCGAGTACCTGCTCGGCACGGCTGGCGAAAGCCGTGAGCAGCACCGGCTCGGCACCGTGCCCGCGGACCACGAGTACCCGATGGAGCAGATCCCGCCGAGCTACCAGGACAAGCTCTTCCACAAGAAGCTCGACACCAGGACGGTCATCGACAAGGTCGCCGGGAACCGGGAGTACCGGCTCCAGGTGTACGGGCTGCCGCAAGCCCGCAACAGCACGCCCAACGCCGGCTACCCGACCGCCGACGGCAGCACCTACAAGCCGCGCGGTGCGGTCGGTGTGCCCAACTTCGGCGAGCGCTGCGTGGGCAACGCCAGCTGCGTGCCCGTCTGCCCCGTACAGGCGAAGTCCTCGCCGCTCCGGCTCCAGCAGGACTTCACCGGCACGGTCCGGATCGCGACGCGCTGCGTCGTCAGCCGCGTGCTGCCGGGGCGCGGGAACACCGTGCGGGGTGTGGAGTTCCGCGAGTACGGCGATCCGGCGACGCCCGCGAGCCGGGCGTACCGTGCCGAGGCCGATGTCGTGGTGCTGGCCGCGCACGCCATCGAGAACGCGGTCCTGCTGCTCGCCTCGCACATGGCCAACAGCAGCGGCAACGTGGGCAAGCACCTCATGGACCACCCCACCCTGCTGGCCTGGGCCGAGACGCCTCCGGAGATGCCGGTCGGCCCGTACCGGGGCCCGGGTCACACCTCGGGGCTGGAGTGCTTCCGCACCGCGGAGGGCCGCAGGCAGCGGGCGCCCTTCCGGGTCGAGATCGGCAATTGGGGCTGGGGCTGGGCCACGGGAGCCCCGATGAGCAGCGTGAGCGGGATGCTCGGCCTCGGCGGGGATGCCGACGGAGAGGTGAACCCCGACGGGCGCTACGGCCCTGCGCTGCGCAGCGCGCTGGGCTCGCACCTCAACCGGCAGGTGCAGCTCCAGATCGCCGTCGAGCAGCACGCCGACCCCGCCAACCGGGTCACCATCGACCCGAGCCGCCACCGCGACGCCATGGGCAACCCCCGCCCGATCATCCACTACGACCTGGCCAAGCACGTCAGGGACGGGATGTACGCCGCGCGACTCGCCGCGCTGGAGATCTTCAAGCTGCTGGGGGCGACCGACCGCAGCTCGTACGGCGCGCAGGCCGACGGCAGTTATCCGCTGGGGCACTACCGCCACTCCCCCGACGGCGTGCTGGAGGAGCTGGACCTCGTGTACCACGGGGCGGGACACGGGGCCGGTACGCACGTCATGGGTGCAGAGCGGGGCACATCCGTCGTCGACACCTACCAGCGCACCCACGACCACCCCAACCTGTTCGCCGTCGGCTGCGGCTCGATGCCGTCGGTCGGCACCAGCAACCCGACGCTCACGATGGCGGCGCTGGCCCTGCGCAGCGCCGAGCGCATCCACCGCGACCTGGCAGAGCTGCACCAGCCGGTCACCGTCGCGGGCCCGCGCGCAGCCCGCATCCAGGAGGTAGCGCAGTGA